A region from the Silene latifolia isolate original U9 population chromosome 7, ASM4854445v1, whole genome shotgun sequence genome encodes:
- the LOC141590232 gene encoding uncharacterized protein LOC141590232 has protein sequence MVVADLMAVEGGWWNEDILSTVLLHFECERVKNIRLSSFKPADSWFWKEERDGIYTVRSAYRRLAGGREVLEIGGASNWEREKWLWNRLWKVPVWPRVKLFFLATMQRGLSNKSEYRFSSPSLHLFRDCVFAEKVWEGIGLGEEGREGGGVMDWVEARWRELGYREHALFMVGCWVIWEHRNKVVFDTREVDVACVIRRVKDVMDEMELGGFTRDRHGGGRSGSEGDEGRRAWVAPQPEYVKVNVDAGTTKGEE, from the exons ATGGTGGTAGCTGACCTTATGGCGGTGGAGGGAGGATGGTGGAATGAGGACATCTTGAGCACGGTTTTGCTTCATTTCGAGTGTGAGCGAGTGAAGAATATCCGACTTAGTTCGTTCAAACCGGCTGATTCGTGGTTCTGGAAGGAGGAGCGTGACGGGATATATACAGTTCGATCAGCTTATCGAAGATTAGCTGGGGGTCGAGAGGTGTTGGAGATAGGAGGGGCATCGAATTGGGAGCGGGAAAAATGGCTATGGAATAGGTTATGGAAAGTCCCAGTATGGCCCCGTGTGAAGCTCTTTTTTTTGGCAACTATGCAGCGAGGCCTTAGCAACAAGAGTGAATATCGCTTCTCGAGTCCGAG TCTTCATCTCTTTCGCGATTGTGTCTTTGCCGAGAAAGTGTGGGAAGGTATCGGGCTTGGGGAAGAGGGTAGGGAGGGTGGCGGTGTTATGGATTGGGTGGAGGCTAGATGGCGTGAGCTGGGTTATCGTGAACATGCCTTATTTATGGTTGGGTGTTGGGTCATTTGGGAACACCGTAATAAGGTTGTGTTCGATACGAGGGAAGTAGATGTTGCGTGTGTCATACGTAGGGTGAAGGATGTTATGGACGAAATGGAATTGGGAGGCTTTACTCGGGATAGACATGGAGGTGGGAGGTCGGGCAGTGAGGGAGACGAAGGTAGGAGGGCGTGGGTTGCACCCCAACCGGAGTATGTCAAAGTCAATGTGGACGCGGGGACTACGAAGGGCGAGGAATGA